The Porphyromonas sp. oral taxon 275 DNA window CAGTAGCGATTGAGCGTGAAGTTGATGATCGCCCCCACGATACCTCCGATCGCGATGGCCCAGAAGAGGGGGAAGCCTAGGAGCTGACGGCAGCAGACCATCAGCCCATAGTCCACGACAGAGCCTGCACCGGCTGAGACCTGCGCTAGGGAGAAGGTGAGCACTAGGGCTCGGAGACGAGCGCGGATTCCCAAGGGGCCCCTAGGACTCGGATGAGTGCTTCTCCTTCTGCTCCAGGCGTGCAGCGGCGTCACGCTCGTTGGCCAGTGCCAAGAGACCCGCGAAGTCTGTGAGGAAGGCAATGAGGAGTACGACGGAGATAGCGAGGCCTATCCACTGGATGCTGCCTGGGAAGAAGTACTCGCTAGAGAAGAGCAGGGCGAGGATGATACGCACCTCCGTCGGGCCGAGGAGGCCCGAGTCGATGGAGTAGCGGTCGGTGACCTTGTAACGGAGCTGGGAGATGATCATCTCTGCACCGTAGAGGGCGACGAAGATGAAGCCGACGAGCTTCCACTCAGGCGCTACGTAGCTGTAGTATCCGAGTCCGATAGCTACGATGCCTATCCAGTCCACGACGATGTCGAGG harbors:
- a CDS encoding CDP-alcohol phosphatidyltransferase family protein is translated as MSDTKKSISQDRKRTNVLHTQELALIAYLVERMPRWVTSNMLTTIGLCGNLLVALFMLLGALTGESWWLLLTPLGFAINWFGDSLDGRLAYYRGKPRKWFGFCLDIVVDWIGIVAIGLGYYSYVAPEWKLVGFIFVALYGAEMIISQLRYKVTDRYSIDSGLLGPTEVRIILALLFSSEYFFPGSIQWIGLAISVVLLIAFLTDFAGLLALANERDAAARLEQKEKHSSES